In Tachysurus vachellii isolate PV-2020 chromosome 3, HZAU_Pvac_v1, whole genome shotgun sequence, one genomic interval encodes:
- the ep300b gene encoding histone acetyltransferase p300 isoform X1 gives MADNVLDSGPSSAKRPKLSSPALSGSASDANDFSSLFDLEHDLPDELISSSDLALPNGGVEVCPPSSLGPIQDTAAKHKQLSELLCSASPQQQQGGMMAPAGFNRPMMAAQKGNGQTQGIMGGQAMNGVPRMGYVNANAGMNMADPLQQQQLRAQQPGAVNKMMAGAGSAPFMPPYSHGGAQSSLAPSLQNKASPTLSQFGVDQKAQPGQSVPGLAVAPPVADPEKRKLIQQQLVLLLHAHKCQRREQSNGELSHCSLPHCRTMKNVLNHMTHCQAGKTCQVAHCASSRQIISHWKNCTRHDCPVCLPLKNAGDKRNQQSLLGGASVAVGGSVGASTPCAPPSGSSLNSAGQIDPSSIERAYAALGLSYTGQTGQITPSTAMGANQVGVNGSVGVQAQTQQSNHLPDALLHRNINTHSLMTDGGGAGPMSSGPIATPPSSGMRKSWHEDITQDLRNHLVHKLVQAIFPTPDPAALKDRRMENLVAYARKVEGDMYESANSRAEYYHLLAEKIYKIQKELEEKRKTRLQKQTTHTENGPLADPSLLRPTGPNQMVNRMPNPAGMTQFGQMGAQPQHMNQLGMQGVPRMAQSNMTQLQNQFNQNQFPLSGSGSVQMSTPPLLNSPAVQTPPTSSTSNLPPASQLQTPPIHQTAPSPAARLTPTPRQTPPPLPGNQTPQPQTPNSGIMAPPTPQQQQQLDRANQMQSQGGGASEALSVPSQDAQGPNSQSQSPPCQKPPVMPDAPSLTPASAGSVDPEINSAPETDIKMEVKKQEEEEEETREEEAKMKIEAVQEEVKTEENPEIKKEEPETELRKAEPMEASTERTGEDKKPEIKSEPKEEKEGKETTNDSSTESKKKIFKPEEMREVLMPTLEALYKQDPESLPFRQPVDPQILGIPDYFDIVKNPMDLSTIKRKLDTGQYQEPWQYVDDIWLMFNNAWLYNRKTSRVYKYCSKLAEVFEQEIDPVMQSLGFCCGRKLEFSPQTLCCYGKQLCTIPRDAAYFSYQNSSPKYGLLANRYHFCEKCFNEIQGENVSLSDDPTQPQTSINKDQFEKKKNDTLDPELFLECSDCARKMHQLCVLHNETIWPSGFVCDGCLKASNKSRKENKYNAKRLPQTKLGNFLETRVNEFLKRQSHPETGDVTIRVVHVSDKMVEVKPGMKSRFVDSGEMAESFPYRTKALFAFEDINGVDVCFFGMHVQEYGSDCPPPNQRRVYISYLDSVHFFQPRHLRTGVYHEILVGYLEYVKRLGFTTGHIWACPPSEGDDYIFHCHPPDQKIPKPKRLQEWYKKMLDKAVAERIVHDYKDIFKQATEDRLTSAKELPYFEGDFWPNVLEESIKELEQEEEERKREENSTSNESVDATEGDSKNAKKKNNKKTNKNKSSMSRANKKKPGVPNVSNDLSQKLYATMEKHKEVFFVIRLIAGPAVNSLPAIIDPDPLMACDLMDGRDAFLTLARDRHLEFSSLRRAKWSSMCMLVELHNQSQDRFVYTCNECKHHVETRFHCTVCEDYDLCITCYKTKGHEHKMEKLGLGLDDESGNQATAATQNPGDSRRLSIQRCIQSLVHACQCRNANCSLPSCQKMKRVVQHTKGCKRKTNGGCPICKQLIALCCYHAKHCQENKCPVPFCLNIKQKLRQQQLQHRLQQAQMLRRRMATMQRTGQPPLGSGPPGGMPSPGNNCTTGRSTPTSVGTQPPTPQTPTQQSLAPVPQPGMGGIPVASPQQLQQPQGNMPPQHPAHQQFQQMQGAPGMMTSPQPQMVSQQQTGQSPHPNSLSQYGPRPPVSTGKPGLGPASPSSLGTGPLQQSGPPPAAVEIAKKIQQVADAQRNMAKAQLLQRQATQPGMMPSHPHPQPQVQMGMTHPGVGMVGGTGLPPHAQATVSRGPIDQQQALQGMMVGAGTMQQQPVPQANSQGQLPPQVQMQQRANVQLQPSAQQQWTGQGIPPQQRPPVMNQPGVATMQQQMQQPQPPQQQQQMPNHNALMNMVQGGLQGGAAGGIAGGSLPQGTVQELLQTLRSPSSPQQQQQVLNILRSNPQLMAAFIKQRVYKYKNGPGGLPPAGAQGGPGPMSSQSVGISACGIQPSMNMGQAQLAQLQQQQQQMQQPQRPMLQQQVTGLQQQQQQGIPGQVPPNMANMNPQFRELLLRRQQQKLQLQKQQQQQQQQQQQQQSGGNHAAFPQQQGYIGQQSQPGVQPGAQQQGYPGNSAQQQGYPGNSAQGFPGNAAQQQAYPANPQQQQGYPGNSAQQQGYPGNSAQQQGYPGSSAQQQGYPGNSTQQQGFPGNSTQQQGFPGNSTQQQGFPGNSTQPQGFPGNLTQQQGFPGNLTQQQGFPGNSAQQQGFPSNTAQQQAAAAALQQRLQHQHRLQMQQQNAGLQGPDRGGAQMQPGQGGAQPSSSPAMLQQAIHQRLLQQQKQHLGGTSPAQQNNPMSPQQQMSQSPHLQGQPLPNSLSNQVRSPQPSPRPQSQPPHSSPSPRMQQPQTASPHPAHLQQHLPGMAPPPPPPQLQQNAMDPGGNPMLPHLGGMVGLHPSGTKDIRPPSGQDLGVNMNPLDI, from the exons ATGGCCGATAATGTTTTGGACTCGGGGCCGTCTTCAGCCAAAAGGCCTAAATTGtcctctcctgctctctcgGGTTCTGCGAGCGATGCGAATG ACTTCAGTTCCCTCTTCGACCTGGAGCATGACCTTCCTGATGAGCTCATCAGTTCATCTGACTTGGCACTGCCCAACGGAGGGGTCGAGGTGTGCCCGCCTTCCTCCCTCGGCCCGATTCAGGACACGGCCGCCAAACACAAGCAGCTGTCCGAGCTCCTGTGCTCCGCCTCGCCGCAGCAGCAGCAAGGAGGTATGATGGCACCGGCCGGCTTTAACAGGCCAATGATGGCAGCACAGAAAGGAAACGGGCAGACGCAGGGCATTATGGGAGGGCAAGCCATGAACGGGGTACCCAGGATGGGTTACGTGAACGCTAATGCTGGCATGAACATGGCTGACcctctgcagcagcagcagctcagagCTCAGCAACCTGGAGCCGTCAACAAG ATGATGGCCGGTGCTGGCTCCGCCCCCTTCATGCCTCCTTACTCCCATGGCGGAGCTCAGTCATCTCTTGCCCCGTCTCTGCAGAACAAAGCGTCTCCGACCCTGTCCCAGTTTGGCGTGGACCAGAAAGCCCAGCCTGGTCAGAGTGTCCCCGGCCTG GCGGTGGCGCCCCCTGTGGCTGATCCTGAGAAGAGGAAGTTGATCCAGCAGCAGCTTGTCCTCCTCCTTCACGCTCATAAGTGTCAGCGTCGGGAGCAGAGTAACGGAGAGCTGTCTCACTGCAGTCTGCCTCACTGCAGGACCATGAAGAATGTGCTCAATCACATGACCCACTGTCAGGCCGGGAAAACCTGCCAgg TGGCTCACTGTGCATCGTCAAGGCAGATCATCTCTCATTGGAAGAACTGCACTCGACATGACTGTCCCGTCTGTCTGCCTTTGAAAAATGCAGGAGACAAGAGGAACCAAcaat CTCTGTTAGGTGGAGCCAGTGTGGCAGTGGGTGGGTCTGTGGGTGCCTCCACCCCCTGTGCCCCGCCCTCAGGATCCAGTCTGAACTCAGCGGGTCAGATTGACCCGAGCTCCATCGAGAGAGCATACGCTGCACTCGGGCTCAGCTACACCGGCCAGACGGGTCAAATTACACCCTCTACTGCAAtgg gTGCTAATCAGGTTGGTGTTAATGGCAGTGTTGGTGTTCAGGCACAAACCCAGCAGTCCAACCATCTACCAGACGCTCTGTTACACCgaaacatcaacacacacag TCTGATGACTGATGGAGGAGGGGCGGGGCCTATGAGTTCTGGTCCTATAGCCACACCCCCTTCTTCAGGAATGAGGAAGAGTTGGCATGAggacatcacacaggacctgcgGAACCACCTTGTCCACAAACT tgtccagGCCATCTTTCCTACCCCGGATCCTGCGGCTCTGAAGGACAGGAGGATGGAGAACCTGGTGGCGTATGCACGCAAAGTAGAGGGAGACATGTACGAGTCCGCCAACAGCAGA gctgaaTATTATCACCTGCTTGCGGAGAAGATCTATAAGATCCAGAAGGAGttggaggagaagagaaaaactCGACTACAGaaacagactacacacacagaaa ATGGTCCTCTGGCAGATCCGTCACTTCTTCGTCCCACTGGACCGAACCAGATGGTCAACAGaatgccaaatcctgctg GTATGACTCAGTTCGGTCAGATGGGAGCACAGCCACAGCACATGAACCAG cTGGGCATGCAGGGAGTACCCAGAATGGCGCAGTCCAACATGACTCAGCTACAGAACCAGTTCAACCAGAACCAGTTCCCGTTATCTGGTTCCGGCTCGGTCCAG ATGTCCACTCCACCGCTGCTCAATAGTCCAGCAGTCCAGACTCCACCCACAAGCTCCACATCTAACCTTCCACCTGCTTCACAACTCCAGACTCCGCCCATACACCAAACCGCACCCTCACCAGCTGCAAGACTCACGCCCACCCCTCGCCAGACTCCGCCCCCTTTGCCTGGCAATCAGACGCCACAGCCACAAACGCCCAACTCGGGCATCATGGCACCACCCAccccacagcagcagcagcagctggaCCGAGCCAATCAGATGCAGTCGCAGGGAGGCGGAGCCTCTGAAGCATTGTCTGTGCCTTCCCAGGATGCTCAGGGGCCAAACTCTCAGTCACAGTCTCCG CCATGTCAAAAGCCACCAGTGATGCCGGACGCTCCGTCGCTGACCCCGGCCTCAGCGGGCTCCGTCGACCCTGAGATTAACTCGGCCCCTGAAACCGATATAAAAATGGAGGTCAAaaaacaggaggaggaagaggaggagactCGGGAGGAAGAGGCAAAAATGAAGATAGAAGCCGTGCAGGAGGAGGTGAAGACCGAGGAGAACCCGGAG ATTAAGAAAGAGGAGCCAGAGACTGAGTTGCGTAAGGCGGAGCCTATGGAGGCGTCGACCGAGAGGACGGGAGAAGACAAGAAGCCTGAGATAAAGTCTGAACccaaagaggaaaaagagggaaaagagaCGACAAACGACTCGTCCACAGAGAGCAAGAAGAAGA TCTTTAAACCGGAGGAGATGCGTGAGGTTCTCATGCCTACACTGGAGGCTCTCTACAAGCAGGATCCTGAGTCTCTGCCCTTCCGCCAGCCCGTTGACCCGCAGATCCTCGGCATCCCT GACTACTTTGACATCGTGAAGAACCCCATGGACCTGTCCACTATAAAGCGGAAGCTGGACACGGGTCAGTACCAGGAGCCGTGGCAGTACGTGGACGACATTTGGCTGATGTTCAACAACGCCTGGCTTTACAACCGCAAGACCTCTCGCGTGTATAAATACTGCTCCAAACTGGCCGAGGTGTTCGAGCAGGAGATCGACCCCGTCATGCAGAGCCTCGGCTTCTGCTGCGGCCGCAAG CTGGAATTTTCTCCTCAAACTCTGTGCTGCTACGGGAAGCAACTGTGCACAATCCCTCGAGACGCTGCCTACTTCAGCTACCAAAACAG TTCACCCAAATATGGGCTTCTTGCTAACAGGTACCACTTCTGTGAGAAGTGTTTCAATGAAATCCAGGGTGAGAACGTGTCCCTGAGCGACGACCCCACGCAGCCACAAAC ATCCATCAATAAAGACCAgtttgaaaaaaagaagaacgaCACACTGGACCCTGAGCT GTTTCTGGAATGTTCTGACTGCGCTCGTAAAATGCATCAGCTCTGCGTCCTGCACAACGAGACGATATGGCCGTCAGG CTTCGTATGCGATGGCTGTCTCAAGGCATCCAATAAGTCCAGGAaggagaataaatacaacgCCAAAA GGCTTCCTCAAACAAAGCTGGGCAACTTCCTGGAGACGCGAGTGAACGAGTTCCTGAAGCGACAGAGTCATCCAGAAACCGGCGACGTTACTATCCGTGTGGTTCATGTTTCGGACAAAATGGTTGAAGTGAAGCCAGGAATGAAGTCCAG ATTTGTGGACAGCGGTGAAATGGCTGAGTCTTTTCCCTACCGGACGAAAGCTCTGTTTGCGTTCGAGGACATCAACGGGgtggatgtgtgttttttcGGAATGCATGTACAAGAATATGGCTCGGATTGTCCTCCACCCAATCAGAG ACGTGTGTATATCTCCTACCTGGACAGTGTGCACTTTTTTCAGCCACGTCACCTGAGGACAGGTGTGTATCACGAGATCTTAGTCGGGTACCTGGAATATGTGAAGAGATTAGGGTTCACTACAGGACATATCTGGGCGTGTCCGCCAAGTGAAGGAGATGACTATATCTTCCACTGTCACCCGCCGGATCAGAAGATCCCCAAACCCAAACGGCTGCAGGAGTGGTACAAGAAGATGTTAGACAAGGCTGTAGCAGAGCGAATTGTTCATGATTACAAG GACATCTTTAAACAGGCAACTGAGGATCGCCTAACAAGTGCAAAGGAGCTGCCTTATTTTGAAGGAGATTTCTGGCCCAACGTGCTAGAAGAGAGCATCAAAGAGCTTGAgcaagaagaggaggagaggaaaagggAGGAGAATAGCACCTCCAATGAAAGCGTTGAT GCCACCGAGGGTGACAGCAAGAACGcgaagaaaaagaacaacaagaagacaaacaagaacaaaagcAGCATGAGCCGAGCCAACAAGAAGAAACCAGGCgttcccaatgtctcaaacgaCCTATCCCAAAAACTATACGCCACCATGGAGAAACACAAAGAG GTCTTCTTCGTCATCCGTCTCATTGCTGGACCTGCCGTCAACTCGCTACCTGCTATTATAGACCCAGACCCCTTGATGGCATGCGACCTGATGGATGGACGTGATGCCTTTCTGACGCTGGCTCGTGACAGGCACCTGGAGTTCAGCTCTTTGCGAAGAGCCAAGTGGAGCTCAATGTGTATGCTGGTGGAACTGCACAACCAAAGCCAGGATCGCTTTGTCTACACCTGCAATGAGTGCAAACATCATGTGGAGACACGCTTCCACTGCACCGTCTGTGAG GACTATGACCTTTGCATCACTTGCTATAAAACTAAGGGTCATGAGCACAAGATGGAGAAGCTTGGTCTGGGTCTGGACGATGAGAGTGGCAACCAGGCAACTGCGGCCACACAGAACCCTGGTGATTCTCGTCGTCTTAGCATCCAGCGCTGCATCCAGTCTCTGGTGCATGCCTGTCAGTGTCGCAATGCTAACTGCTCCCTGCCGTCTTGCCAGAAGATGAAGAGGGTGGTGCAGCACACGAAGGGCTGCAAGCGCAAGACAAATGGTGGATGTCCCATCTGCAAGCAGCTCATCGCTTTGTGCTGCTATCATGCCAAACACTGCCAGGAGAACAAGTGTCCTGTGCCATTTTGCCTCAACATAAAGCAGAAACTCAGacagcagcagctgcagcaCAGACTACAGCAAGCGCAGATGCTGCGTAGGCGCATGGCCACTATGCAGCGGACTGGGCAGCCTCCTCTTGGTAGTGGACCACCTGGAGGGATGCCATCTCCAGGAAACAACTGCACCACGGGTCGTAGCACACCAACATCAGTGGGTACCCAGCCTCCCACCCCTCAGACACCTACCCAACAGAGTCTTGCACCTGTGCCCCAGCCTGGAATGGGAGGCATTCCTGTTGCATCCCCTCAGCAGCTACAGCAACCACAGGGAAACATGCCTCCCCAGCACCCTGCCCATCAACAATTTCAACAAATGCAAGGTGCTCCAGGAATGATGACCTCTCCCCAGCCCCAAATGGTTTCTCAACAACAGACAGGACAGTCACCACATCCCAACAGCTTGTCTCAGTATGGCCCACGACCCCCAGTCTCTACAGGCAAACCAGGCCTGGGTCCTGCAAGCCCCAGCAGCTTAGGGACAGGCCCACTGCAGCAATCAGGTCCTCCACCGGCAGCTGTGGAGATTGCAAAGAAGATCCAGCAAGTGGCAGATGCACAAAGAAATATGGCAAAAGCTCAACTATTGCAGAGGCAAGCTACTCAGCCAGGCATGATGCCGTCTCACCCACACCCACAACCCCAAGTGCAAATGGGGATGACCCATCCAGGAGTTGGAATGGTAGGTGGAACAGGGCTCCCTCCTCATGCCCAAGCTACTGTATCCCGAGGCCCAATAGACCAGCAGCAGGCACTTCAAGGAATGATGGTTGGAGCAGGAACCATGCAGCAGCAACCTGTACCACAAGCTAATTCACAGGGCCAGCTTCCTCCACAGGTGCAAATGCAGCAAAGAGCTAATGTGCAGCTTCAGCCTTCTGCTCAGCAGCAATGGACAGGACAGGGGATTCCACCTCAGCAGAGACCTCCCGTTATGAACCAGCCGGGAGTGGCTACAATGCAGCAACAAATGCAGCAGCCTCAACCAccacagcagcaacagcaaATGCCAAATCACAATGCCTTGATGAATATGGTGCAGGGTGGACTGCAGGGTGGCGCTGCAGGTGGAATAGCAGGTGGAAGTCTTCCTCAGGGAACCGTGCAGGAACTCCTGCAAACACTTCGGTCACCTAGCTCacctcagcagcagcagcaggttcTCAACATTCTCCGATCCAACCCACAACTAATGGCTGCATTTATAAAGCAGCGGGTTTACAAGTATAAAAATGGGCCAGGAGGGCTCCCTCCTGCTGGTGCACAGGGAGGGCCAGGGCCCATGAGCAGCCAGTCAGTAGGAATCAGTGCTTGTGGTATTCAGCCATCCATGAATATGGGACAAGCCCAACTTGCTCAGCtccaacagcaacaacagcaaatGCAACAACCTCAGAGGCCCATGCTTCAGCAACAAGTCACCGGGttacaacagcagcaacaacaaggAATACCAGGGCAAGTGCCTCCCAACATGGCCAACATGAATCCACAGTTCAGAGAGCTTTTGTTAAGAAGACAACAGCAGAAACTACAGcttcaaaaacaacaacaacaacaacagcaacaacagcagcagcagcagtcagGGGGAAATCATGCTGCATTCCCACAGCAGCAGGGCTACATTGGTCAGCAGTCACAACCAGGGGTGCAACCTGGGGCCCAGCAGCAGGGTTATCCTGGCAACTCAGCACAGCAGCAGGGCTACCCAGGCAATTCAGCCCAGGGCTTCCCGGGTAATGCTGCACAGCAGCAAGCATACCCTGCCAATCCACAACAGCAGCAGGGTTACCCAGGCAATTCGGCCCAGCAGCAGGGTTACCCAGGCAATTCGGCCCAGCAGCAGGGTTATCCAGGTAGCTCAGCTCAGCAGCAGGGTTACCCAGGCAACTCAACCCAGCAGCAGGGTTTTCCAGGCAACTCAACCCAGCAGCAGGGTTTTCCAGGCAACTCAACCCAGCAGCAGGGTTTTCCAGGCAACTCAACCCAGCCGCAGGGTTTTCCAGGAAACTTGACCCAGCAGCAGGGTTTTCCAGGAAACTTGACCCAGCAGCAGGGTTTTCCAGGAAACTCGGCACAGCAGCAGGGCTTCCCAAGCAACACTGCACAGCAACAGGCTGCTGCAGCAGCCTTGCAGCAGAGACTGCAGCATCAACACAGGTTGCAAATGCAGCAGCAGAATGCTGGGCTGCAAGGGCCTGATAGAGGAGGTGCACAGATGCAGCCAGGACAAGGAGGTGCACAGCCTTCATCATCTCCGGCAATGCTGCAGCAAGCAATCCACCAGCGACTGCTGCAGCAACAAAAGCAGCACCTAGGTGGGACTTCACCTGCACAGCAGAACAATCCCATGAGCCCACAACAGCAAATGTCACAATCACCTCACCTACAGGGCCAGCCACTGCCCAACTCTCTCAGCAACCAAGTGCGATCGCCTCAACCCTCCCCTCGTCCACAATCACAGCCTCCACACTCAAGTCCATCCCCACGAATGCAGCAGCCCCAGACAGCTTCCCCACACCCCGCCCATCTTCAGCAGCACCTACCTGGCATGgctcctccaccacctcctcccCAGCTACAACAGAATGCTATGGACCCTGGTGGGAATCCGATGCTGCCGCATCTCGGCGGCATGGTGGGACTCCATCCTTCAGGAACAAAGGACATACGGCCCCCTAGTGGGCAGGATCTTGGGGTGAATATGAACCCATTGGACATATAG